The stretch of DNA tttagtcaatttgaatacatgattaggaagaagagaattttcaaatccgggaggttgttcgacatatacttcttcggaaataaaaccattgaagaaagcacttttgacatccatttgaaatagtttaaaattattactactagcataggcaaggagcatccttatggcttctaatcgagccacgggagcgaaggtttcttcgtaatcgataccttcttcttggttgaaacctttggccactaatctagccttgtttctaaccacgataccattttcgtcttgcttgtttctaaagacccacttagtacctatgactgagtggtcacttggtctaggaacaagcttccatatctcattcctctcaaattggttcaattcttcttgcattgcaatgacccaaaaatcatcttttaaggcttcgtcaatgcatttaggttcaatttgagaaaggaaagcggcgttagcacaaaaattcttgaaagaagaacgagtttgaaccccttttgttgtatctcctataattagctcctttggatgagcatctacatacttccattctttgggtaaagaaatttcggaagaagatgcattcaaatggctattttgaggagggggttcatttaaattcagattatcaaaaccaagatcatcatcaaaatcatttttctttaaatcagaaatttcattaaaaactacatgaatagactcttctattactaaggtccttttgttaaagacacgaaaggccttagaaacggaggagtaaccaagaaaaatgccttcatcggatttagcatcaaatttacctagggcatccttttcatttaaaatgaagcatttacaaccaaaaactttaaaataagaaatgtttggttttttgttattccataattcatagggagtttttgatagagatggtcttattaggactctattcatgatgtaacaagccgtatttacggcttcggcccaaaaatatttgggtaaactatgttcatttaacatagttcttgccatttcttgtaggtttctatttttcctttcaactactccattttgttgagaatttcttagagttgagaagttgtgattgtacccattaacttcgcaaaaattttgaaagtcacggttttggaattcaccaccatgatcactccgaattgatgaaatcatgaagcctttttcgttttgagtgagtttacaaaatttagagaaacacttgaagcaatcacttttgtgagctaagaaataggtccaagtgtatctagagtagtcatccacaatcacaaaagcatatttacttccacctagacttgttgtatcaattggtccaaataagtccaaatggatcaattgtaatggtctagtggtgctaatttgattttttggtttgaagcttgtttttatttgtttgcctagttgacttgcatcgcataccttatccttaataaacttcatattcggaatccctcgtactagttcttgagatgagattttagatattgttttcatgcttgcatgacctaatctcctatgccaaagccaagcatcatcatttacggcggagaaacacatttcattacttagttcatcaagattgatggtatagacattattttgttttaaagcaatcatggtcatgttatgatttggattttcaataatgcacatatttgattcaaatctaacgatataacctttatcctatagttgactaatactcaagagattatgtttcaatccatcaactagtaaaacatcatcaatggaaagactaaatttgttaccaatagttcccttgccaatgattttgcctttgttgttgtctccgaaggtgacgtacccttcttctttgctagtgagcatagagaaatgagatggatctccagtcatatgtcttgagcatccactatcgagataccatctcttgctcctagcttgtgggtttgtctacaaaagaggatgatttttaggtacccatttgattttgggtgcctcaaaaattgacccactaaccttgttatttatttttgaatcctttatagttcgtttaggaacccatattaatttttgtgaactaattttcctaaatggacatttgtaggcaatatgtccggatttgcaacagaagttgcatttcatataagaggaaacatgtaatgtaggtcattTTATGAAAGTggaaggattttgatgtaatccttttacaaatccaattccatttctatttgagatgtgacccttgtgtgcaaggatcatatctaatcctttgctaccaaccttaaacttgtttaaggtttccttaaaaaGCAAATTTtcgttttttattgcttctaaatactcacacttagagcatggagaagtttgaagactatcaaacttatcttgtagcaaagcatgctctttctttaagatacttaacttcttgctaacagttctacattcatcaaataattcatgaaaagcgatagagagttcttcaaaagataaatcttcattaagtaaatcacatacctcttctcctaaagccattagcgcgtaatgagcaacttgctcggtgttggactcctcttcttcggacgcgcttgaatcatcccatgttgccttgagcgccttcttctttgatgtcctctttttggcttgaggacaatcgttcttgtagtgtcccggttttttgcattcatagcaaatcacttggtccttcttttgttcaaatttattttttatattatttttaaatttattctttcttaaatattttttaaatttttgagtcaaaagtgcaatgtcattgtcactgtcctcatcacttgatgttcctttcaagtggtcttcttgtgatttgagtgtcatatccttcctgttctttggaaggggcttctcgagctcgtcatgagcttgacatgtcatttcgtaggtcattagagacccaatgagctcttcaagagggaatgctttaaagtctttggcctcttgaatggccgtaacttttggatcccaacttttagggagggatcttaagattttagttactaattcaaagttagtaaaatctttaccaagagctttgagtccattgatgacatccgtaaaccgggtgtacatgtctccgatggactcacttggtttcatttggaaaagttcgtaagagtgcacaaggatgttgattttggactctttcactcggctagtgccttcatgagtgacctcaagagttctccaaatatcagaaaccgaatcacacattgaaacacgattaaattcgtttttgtctaatgcacaaaacaaggcattcatagcctttgcatttaaagcaaaaaccttcttctccgattcattccattcgctcatcggaagagaagatttttgaaatccattctcgacaatagaccaaagctcaaagtccatagaaatgaggaagatcctcatgcgagtcttccaatatgtgtaatccgacccattaaacaaaggtgatcgtgcaatagaatgaccctctttcatgccggagtaagccatgtctcttgggtattaaaccaaatatgagagataacctcgctctgatatcacttgttaggatcggagcggcactaagagggggggggggggtgaattagtgcagcggattaaaacttcggttttagaaaaatctttcgtacgataagaacggaacttgaaaagcttaacttgaaggcgtattcttgaagttgcgcagcaagggtaataaggaactaaagcagtaagaagatttgcaataatgtaaatggcaatattgaaatgcaaaccagagattacgccgattttagagtggttcggtcaaatgacctacatccacttgcgaggctcctcttcgatgaggctcccaccttccactagcaaatctcttgaaatggaagggtaaacacccctcttacaaccttttacaagcagttcaacctcttacaaattttcaataagaaagaaggagaactctctagcaaattgaaaacaagacttgctaagactttctaagacttttctctcaatcaaatgcttctcaaaagttgttctctcagctgagatttgaggggtatttataagcctcaagaggattcaaattttgggctccaaaatttgaattctctttgggttcccgaatgctggaggtgccatcgcccagccaagcggtgccaccgcccagcgctcgggtgctggacggtgcaatcgcccagccaggcggtgccaccgcctggctctccggttcgctgatctggcttgattttagcccaaaccaaattggactttgggcccagttggcccctaaccaagacataggattatctcttaatcctaatcttaattacaagtgaactacataacaaaacacatcctaaacaagttttctaccgcaaacgtcgagtcttgttccggcgagctttccgacgaacttcttccgacggactcccatcaagctcccgaacttgtgatgactttaacgagtagccgagccttctcggtgatctccgtgaacctccgataatctcttcggcgaacttccgaaaattccgacaggttcccgatttcttctcggttggttccggcagcatctccgacgattcttcggactcttaaacttccatcgaacttgactctggtatccttgctttatgttttctggttatcgtagttaatcctgcacacttaactcaataatatggattagattaattaacccaccaattgattatatcatcaaaatccgagattcaacacaattgacttaaaccaaactcaatttgattatgatctaacagaaccaacatcaaatccttatagaaccggtctagaatcaccctaaactggtctaatttagatttgattgatctcgattaggtcaaatagaTTTGAACTAGTcgagttagtttggaatcaccctaaaccgactttaactgatcaaacctgtttaatttagtcaattaatgagctcaaaccaatagagagggaggaaattggactatgtcgtacAATGCGAACCCAAACCaaaccaacccacctgagtcttggatgGGTCACATACACTGCATATACCTATTCCACATATACTGCATATACTTGTTCCAAGTACTAGGGTGAGTTGAGGTACGATGGGCTATATAGAAGGAGCGGCGATATGTCTAATGCCAATCGCATAGCTGGGCAAACTTAGCTTCATGAACTagactaagcctcacttataagttgggctgagccttACCATTTGAACTAGGCCTTGCTTGGCTTGCGAGTTGGTCCTAGACgtatgagttggggtcgtatctaaCCACATGAATTGGGTCGTACCTAGCTGCATGAGCTAGCCAATGCGTGACCATATGGTTGGGTCATACCTTACCATATAAGTTGGGTCATATATGGCCACATGTACTGGATCATACCTAGTCACATGAGTTAGCCCATgcctagccacatggttgggttGTACCTTACCATATGGGCTGAGTCATACATGGTcacatggattagatcgtacctagtcacatgggttgggtcatgcctggctacatgggttgggtcgtaccttgtcATATGGGCTAGCTCTTATCCGGCCACATAAGTTGGGTCATGCCAAGTCATATGGGCTAGGTTGTACCTGGTCATATGTGCTAGGTTGTATATGATCACATGGGTTGTGTCAATTTGATCTGATCAATCAACTTGattcaagtcagaccccaattagactcctcttatcaaattacatttcaacatttaaaattattaaaaaaggactcaaatccattaataaaaactttaaattcataatcttaaatttaaaacaaattaaattcacacataattcttgaaacatagatatatctaattaaataaattaaaattattatgctaatccaaaaataagaattttaataactaaatcaatattaaaatttacttaaacttaagagatcaatattaatcaaataatcattctaacatcacaaaatgattatcattatttattaatcatgaatttcgaaattaaaacatcattatgcataaaaaaattataacaatctcaaaatcaagattttaaaatataaatcaaaactagttaaagagaaaggatcctacctcttttCGATTAACCCTTCCTCGATATCATCTCCCCGGGAAGTTCTCTCCTCAATCCTCTCATTGTTAGGCTTAGTGGAGAACGAGGGATGAGTAGcctctttatataggagaagatgagatctcccaaggtaaataataatttaatttaatttttaatttatttcacttttactttcataaaagaaagtaatataatatttatttcttataattcacacaaaaatagaatgtaaactatttacttcctaaatatcaagtcactcattaggaaataaatcgattaataatttaattgattagtagaattcctaacttattcgtataattaaaaaaattaaatttaattatttttttaattatagtacgaagttaataataaagtaatatatcattcataataattaatttatgtgaACGAAGAAATTATTGGTGATTACATTGACAGTATATTACAACGCAATAATCAATTGAACATTACATCTACTCCAGCATAACATCATACCACTAGCAATTGCGATGTAATTGTCATTAAATTTACATATTCTTCAGCAATCACTACTATCACATACAATATCCCATACCCATACTAGCGGTTTAAAAAAGAGGCATTCATAATGAATCACAGGGGGCCTGGGGGGATAACAAAGACAGTACCTTGACTTAAAAAACATTTGCCTGTAAGCACAAATCAACTACAAAGCATCAATGAAACTTCAGCCCAACAGTTATGGCAAACCAAGCATCCATCAACAAATTTAGCTTAACAAGGCAATCCAATGCATCCAAGGAAGCAAAAGAATCTTACCGTGACACAGATCTTGCGGTCGCTCGATCTTCTTCGCCAGCAACAAAATCATATCGGAAGGCTTGAAGACCACCGGATGGCACTACAAACTGCACGCAGAAAGATAAATCCATTGAAAAAACCTCAATCCCGGGTGCGAGAGGAAGAGGAAAATTATACCGGCTTACCACTGCGTATAACCCGCCCTAACCATGTTAAGACGAAGGTTGGGTTATTATAGTAGAGACATCCGGTGTGAGACTGACGCATCATTTGATGCTTATCATGTCCATTGCGGCCGTCAATTTGGTCCGCACCGATTGATGTTGTTCGAACCGCCTTCGAACAGTTTCAAGGCGCACAAATGTTTATAGCATCATCGCAACCGTCCATTCGCTACCTCGAAATATTTTTTTAGCGTCAATAGCAGCTGTCCATTCGCCAGCAAAGTGTCCAGAAACGCGTGGGTGAATTAATAGGGGCGAATTTTCAGgaaaaatcttcttttttttttttcctgtcatGTATtcgtatttttaatattttttttaaaaaatccccTATTGGCCATAATATCTGAGATGCCCTTGTAAAAGAGGTGCAGCAGTACCTGGTTACACCTTATGAACTGATAGGGTGAATTAGTCCAATCCTTATGTATAGGATTTATACAGTCAATTTtagtttttaaataaatttatgatttttttacatCTTTAATGAGATCTTATAAGATACTATAAGTCTATTCAAAAATATAGTAAATGAGACAAATTAGCTCAAACCTCAGTAAAATcaacttatatatataaaaaatagagtttcaaatatatatatatccttattgGTTTATGAACCAGAACAATCAAATAAAGAAATTTTTATATCAGTTATAGTGATTTTGTATAGACTTattgtttaataaatttataatattttaaattatactataaatctattcaaaaatattataattaaagaaTTAGTCGGATTCATCTTATCCATCAATCTACAAAAATGGATGAGGAATGCGTCTCTTATCAGTAATATTCTGGGGAATAtggtaaaaaacaaaaaaacacctcttgataaaaacccaaaaaaaaaaagatgatgataataataatgcatGTCATGACATGTAGATTCTTATAATAGTGTGATAGAACTGTAATAGCCAACACACGACCGACTTCCGGAATAACATTCTCAACGCGAGCCAAAAGTAGATAACAAATTCGTGGACATATCTATGGTAGATTAGTGACGACAGCTAACGAAACATTGTACCATCACTTCCGATTAAATCAATAATCTCTAAGGTAATCTTCTATGGAATTCAGTCACTGGTGCCCAGAGTCATCGACAGCAAAGTGGAGGGAGAGGGGGTAGATACCCAGGCAAATAGGCTGCTACTTATAATCGAACATCATTCTCATGACATCCATATTCTACACAATCATtaattcaagtgtttatcacgTATTGCTGCCACTAGCAAAAATAGTTTACATGAAACAAAACAAAAGCTCCCACTCCAAAGATAACCTCTTGAACTTTTTCCTAAAACAATAGGAAAGACGATACTCATTTGAGTATGTGTTCCAGCCAATCTGAGGACGGACCGAAAACTGACAAGCTTGAATTGTACAATCCCAAACGCAATACCTCCATTCAATTATTGGTGGATGCACTGATGGCTGAGGAACCAGGTTGGCTTCTGCCACCAAGATCAGGTCTAGTATTTAAGCCCCCATTACTATAATACCTCCCACCACCATAGTTACCACAGCCTGTCTCATCATATTGCGGAACCCACCTCCTCTACTGGGTGCATATCTTCCTCAGTTACCAACTgcagaaatcaaatttttcaATAAGCACACTGTATTCTAGAGGATGAAAAACACTTCTATACAGATGCAAAACCAAAATGTGTGGCCATACACCATTGAGGTCTAGTTTTACAATACTTAAAGAAAACCTGATGCAACATGTGCAAGCTTGATTCttatgatgatggtgataatgattTGAGACAAATGATACTCTGTTATGTTCTGAAAATTTGATGAGTCAACATTCCAAGTGATAGGTAGTGAATACGGTGGAGTGAAACTTGGGCACATAAGTACACATACAAAGGCCTAGAATAGAAGGTTTATTCAACACCTGCCTCATGAACTTGTAGCCTGCCTTTCTTCGACAATGAACATAAGCTTGGCGACCACCTATCATTATGGGTGAGGTCTGCAATTTGAACAAACCCCATGATAGAAATTTATTTGCCAATCTTCAAGTATAATGCATGTAACTCTGACCCTAATATTGCTTATTCTGACTGGTTTCCGTTGGTTTTACATAATCCATATTTTTCTTCTAAttgaaaacaaacaaaaaaatatgAATCACTGAGTTGCATATGTTAATTCACTGATTTGCTTTGAAGATGGAAATATTTGCATAGAAAGCATATGGATACAGTTGGGTTCAAATGGATAAGATGACATCTGTTTAAATCTGTTTTCATATTCAATTGAAGCAAGATACAATTATGCAATGTTTATCCTTGCCATATTCATCAGTATCTAAGTTTTGCAAACTCAGATCCACCAGATATGGTCATAGATATAGGGTCAGTTCCATCCAGAATCGAAACAACAGAATAAATGAAAAATTAATATATGAAAAATTCTTGAAGTATAAACAAATTATCTGCATTGCTAAGACCACAAAAAATTGTATGATTAATTTTCTCTAAGTATAATAAATTAAATCTTTCcattttgcatttgctttcaagtcATTCTATCAACACATAATTATTGACAGGTTTGAGTTCTTAAGTACTTGTCCGCAACTTATCTTATTTATCTAATACTTGCATTCATATCCCTCTTAAATCCAAATTCAATTGGTATCTGTCaaacatttttttatttcatatttatcttaaaaaatgtgattaaaattttattatacatGTCCAGATCCCTTTCCATTTAGCGAAAGCAGATATGTATATAGTTATAACAGTATTTGATCTATTTCACCACTACATATATAGAAAAATGTGCGCAAAATTGATGTTTTAGAATTAGAAACAGATAGCATTCACTCATTAAAACAAGCAACTTAACATTAAGAAAAAGATCTCTAGTGGCCTAGAAAAGATTAAAAAACTGCCACTACCATACAAGTCAATTGTATAACCAAAATTGCCTCTGGAAAAATGCATAGTAAAAACTGAAGCATATAATTCAGAAAGATCTTCTTAGACTATTAATACAAAAAATGGTAGGGAAAGAACAATGAATAAAAAAATGACCTTATTGCTTCTAACTTGTAAGTCATCTGGCCTAATAGGACCATGTCTCTTGGTCTCCTCCTCAAGTTGAGCAGGTGTTGCATCCAAAGGTAAATTTTTCACGTATATGGAATATCCATCGGCTGGAAAGAATTGTCCAAAGGATGAAATCAAAAGATACTGCTCTGCTGAAGTTAATGAATCATGATATTAACTTGAGAAGAATCATTATTACCTTCTGCCTCTTGGACATTGCTGCTTTGAACAATAGAACCAGATGTAGGCATATCAGATGCTTAAGTTGCAGCAGGGACAGGGCCAGCACATGGTTATATTTTAATTGGTGTTAGCTTAGAAGGAACACATGATGGAATTGATGCAGaagtattatctttcatgactttCACCTGAACCCATAATCGAACAAGATATTATACAACTAGATTCTTTTAATACAGCTCTGCCAAGCTGCAGAAGAATTTATAGATTTCTGAAAGCTGGTTGAAGTGgtagaaaatatataatatacatataataaataatagacATTCCTTGATAAACTCTCACCAGTCTACATGTGCCAATTACAAATTAAAAGCATACCCAGGGTATATATCATTTCTAGATGCTAAACAAGATTCTTCTGATTATAAGAATTTATAATAATGATGAGAAGAAGAATTCATAAGACGTAATTATTAGAATTTATTCAAATTAGGCACTTACAATTGAAGCATATGATTTCTTTGGCATCTCCTCTTGGACGGTGACAACTTTTGATTCAACCACAACTGCCAGAGAACTGTTCGAAACTTCATCAATCACTACACCTGTAGGTTCTTCCTCTTCCACAACCTCCCCATTGTCTAAAAGAGTATAGACTTTCCTCGATTTTACCTCCTATTTTTCTACTGTCAATGGAACTGTTGGGCCCGGAGCATGCTCCTCCTGTTCTGGAGGTAAATCTGCAGGTCAAAAGTAACCAGCCGTAATATTTTCAaatgaagagagagaagaaaaagacaaTCAAGCCTTGAGACTTAAATACCAACCACGCTCCGCTGCATTAGGTGCACCAGTACCATTCCCTAAGCCCTGGTGCCTCTGCTGGAGATCGAACTCATCCACGAGCCTGAATATGTCATTCAGGACATGGTAACCCTTGCCCTGGGGAGCACGAAAGGAGGACTGCGTGCAGTTGGATTTAAGATTGTTCTCGTACGTAAGCAAACCCGTCGTAAGCACAATCACCCCACCACCGAGAGATTCTTGGGCGTCCACCGTTTTGATATCCGCTCCCATCTTCTCGCTAATTGCCTACATCACATTCGTCAATCAATTCAAGTTAAGAAGCTTGTCGTCGAAAAAGAGAAAATTCAGCTGCAAGATCCAACCTTTCTTAAAGATCTGTAAAAACCAACAAAAAGACATAGGTTTCTTGCACTCACATCGGCGGTAGTGACCGAGCACAAGGCACCATGGGCATCCTGTCTCCCGAGCTTGCTGCTTTACTGCTAGAACCGGTATATCAGCTTGGGCGACTGCTGGCGGATAAGGCAATGCTGCAGAACAAACGCGTTCCCAGCCGAAACCACCAACCTCCAATTCAGAGACAAAACCGAAACAAGAAAGCGAGCCAGGCCAAAGAGATATGTATCTTATCCACTACCATTTGAGCCGAAAGCGGAGATCCGTCGACGCACGTCGGTTGGGCCATCATTTTCGACGCGGAAAAGGCAAGGGAGATCCGACGAAACCGTAGAAATGGAACCGAAGGACGTCGACCGGTGGGATCGATGCAAGAACGAAAATGCGATGGGAAGGATCAAGCTGGCCTCGGGAGATCGATCCTCCACAAGAACTGCGTGGTTCTCCCCTATTTCGAGTTCCTTTTCTAGGGTTCGGAGCGTCAGATCGCGAGAGCAGCGGACGAGCTTGGGAATTCTTTTGTTGCAATTTTTCGAAAAGCCCCCCCTTGATTTGTTGTTTTCTTGGTAAACATCCTATTTCTATTAGTAAACGTCCTAAAATATCCAATGTACCGCTAACATAACAGCCAATCCGGCTTCTCTTTACATGACACCCGTTCAAGGTCAACGAATGAACCGAACCGCTGCGATGATAGAAATGGTCTAAGATCTTCAAAACCAAGAAACATGTTTCCTCCTAACATGTTGGCATTTGGGTGGATCAAATTATTCTGAAATTTTGATCACATGATGTTATGATTCACCTAAATTGCATGATCAATCTTTATCACCGGTTAAACATGTAAAGAGTTATATAGGTGGACCGAATCGCCCTTGTAATTTTGCCCATACATCAAGTTTTTGAGATCCACATCACTCCTAAAATATTATGGTGTTTCAGTGTTCAGATGAAAATGTGGGATAAGGCGAATCAAAACATGAAGTAAA from Musa acuminata AAA Group cultivar baxijiao chromosome BXJ2-11, Cavendish_Baxijiao_AAA, whole genome shotgun sequence encodes:
- the LOC135627484 gene encoding nuclear transport factor 2-like gives rise to the protein MPTSGSIVQSSNVQEAEADGYSIYVKNLPLDATPAQLEEETKRHGPIRPDDLQVRSNKLVTEEDMHPVEEVGSAI